One stretch of Arachis duranensis cultivar V14167 chromosome 1, aradu.V14167.gnm2.J7QH, whole genome shotgun sequence DNA includes these proteins:
- the LOC107472202 gene encoding uncharacterized protein LOC107472202, producing MNFLRRNIFSRFGVPRALISDGGSHFCNRPLEALLMRYGVKHKVATPYHPQTSGQIELVYGKAYHLPLELEHKAFWALKLLNFDSNAIGEKKILQLQELEEFRSQAYENSKIYKEKAKNLHDQKIARREFVEGQKVLLYNSRLKFFPGKLKSRWYGPFTILKVSPYGHVELMEDKTQRTFTGMATREDGTHIVDGSIRQGVKVYLHFGTQHM from the exons ATGAACTTCCTTAGAAGGAACATCTTCAGCCGATTTGGAGTCCCCAGAGCccttattagtgatggaggaagccatttCTGCAACAGACCATTGGAAGCCCTCCTTATGAGATATGGAGTAAAACATAAGGTTGCCACACCttatcatccccaaacaagtgggCAGATAGAG ctggtgtatggaaaggcatatCACCTTCCATTAGAGCTAGAGCACAAAGCTTTCTGGGCTCTCAAGCTACTAAATTTTGATAGTAATGCTATTGGGGAGAAAAAGAtcttgcaactgcaagaattagaAGAATTCAGATCTCAAGCATATGAAAATTCCAAAATCTACAAGGAGAAAGCTAAGAATTTGCATGACCAAAAGATAGCAAGAAGAGAGTTTGTAGAAGGTCAAAAGGTGCTACTATACAACTCAAGGCTCAAGTTCTTCCCAGGGAAGCTTAAGTCAAGGTGGTATGGACCTTTCACCATCCTCAAGGTGTCTCCCTATGGTCATGTAGAGCTTATGGAGGACAAGACACAGAGGACTTTTACTGGAATGGCCAC GAGAGAGGATGGAACCCACATTGTTGATGGCTCAATAAGGCAAGGAGTCAAAGTGTACTTACACTTTGGAACTCAACACATGTAG